One Archangium violaceum genomic window, GACGCGCGGTACGGGCGTGGCCGAGGTGCGGGCCACCGGCATGCGCACGGAGCTGGGGAAGATCGCCCACCTGCTGGCCTCGACGAGCGACACGGACACCCCGTTGGAGCCTGCTGATGGGCGCGCTGGAGGCGGCGGTGGTGATGGGGATCTTCGTGTGGGCGGACCCGGTGGCGCACGTGGAGCGGGCGCGGGCGCTGGCCTTCTCCACGCTGGTGTTCGCGGAGCTGATGCGAGCGTTCGCCGCGCGCAGCGCCACGCGCATCTTCTGGGAGGTGGGACCGCTCACCAACCGGGTGCTGCTGGGCGTCGTCCTCTTCTCGGCGGGGCTGCAACTGGCCATCTACGAGCTGCCCGCCGCGCGCGCGCTGTTCGGGCTGGGGGAGCTGCACCTGTGGGAGCTGGGGCTGGCGTTCGCGCTGGGCCTCATCCCCGCGACGATGCTCGAGCTGTCGAAGCTGGCGCGCCGCCATGTGCGTGGCTGACGAAGAAAGCTAGTGCACGCTGTCGGCCGGACCCGCGGCGCTCTCCCCGGGCCTGGCCTCCGGCGGGTGGGCCGCGGCGCGGGACAGGGGCAACCGCACGCGGAAGGTGGAGCCCTTGCCGGGACGGCTGTCCACCTCGATACGGCCGCCGTGGGCCTCCACGATGCGCCGGGTCACCGACAGGCCGAGCCCGACGCCTGGAGCCGTCTCGCGCGCCCTCCCCGTGCGCCGGAAGGGCGCGAAGAGGTGGCGCATCTCCTCGGCCGAGATGCCGATGCCCCGGTCCACCACGGACAGCAGCGCCTCGTCCCCCGCGCGCTCGACCCGCACCTCCACCACGCTGCCCCCCGGGGAGTACTTCAGCGCGTTGCTCACCAGGTTGTGCAGCACCTGCTCCACGCGCGTGGAGTCACAGCTCAGGAGGACGGGCTCCTCGGGGAGCAGGAGCCGCAGGTCATGGGAGGAACCCCCGGCCTGGTACAACTCCACCACCTCGGTGGCCAGCTCGCGGGCATCGCGCTCCTCCAGGCTCAACTCGAAGCGGCCGGCCTCGATGCGGGTGGCGTCGAGCAGGTCCCCCACCATCCGGTCCAACCGCGCCACCTGGCGCCGCACGAGCGCCATCGTCTTGCGCATGCGCTCCTCGGTCACGGGACGGCCGGAGGTGACGAGCGCGGCGGACATCTTCAACGCGGAGAGGGGATTGCGCAGGTCGTGCGCCACGCCCGCGAGGAAGGTGAGCTGCTGGTCCTGCTGGCGTGACAGGGAGTTGGCCATCTCGTTGAAGGTGTGCGCCATCTCGCGCAGCTCGGCGGGGCCCTCCTCGGGGGCGCGGGTGCGCTTGCGGCCGGAGCCGAAGCGGCGCATGGCCTGGCTGATGTCGAGCAGGGGGCGGAAGACGAAGCGGCGCATCCACAGCAGCAGCCCCGCCCCGCCGAGCACCAGGAGCGAGGCCACGCCGATGCCGATGACGTCGGCGATGCCATCCCACCGGTCGGCCTGGGCCCGGGCGGCGCGGGCCTCCTGCACGTTGAACTCGACGAGCCGGTCCAGCACGGAGAGCGCGGACTCCATGCGGGGGCCCATCACCCGGGACACCTCCTCCGTGGGCTGGTTCTCCAACCCCTCTCGCGCGAGGAAGAAGTCGGAGATGGAACGCTCGACCTCGTCGAGCAACGCCCGCTCCTGCTCCGTCCGGGCGTTGCGCCGGGCCTCGGAGAGATGGAGTTGGACGGCGGCCTGCGTGCTGGCGAGTGAGCGGCCGTTGTCCGCGGATGGCTGCTGGGAGGAGACAGGCAACCGCGCGAGGGAGAGCAGATCCACCTGGAGCGCTTCGGCGAGACGAACGCCCTCCACCGCCTCGCCCATGCTCTCGGTGGTGCGGTGGAGGTAGGTCGTCAGGGTGATGAGCGAGGCAGCGGCCGCCAGGGCGAGCACGCCCAGCAGGGACACCGCCATGGTGATGACCCCCTTGAGACTCATGGCACCTCCGGGCGCGGACCTCCCGCGCCGTATCCTCTCAGAGACAGAAGATGTGTCCGGGAGGTGTCGGCCCCCCACGCTCGGCAGGAGGGGGGGCCTTCGAGACCAGGGTCCCCGCCCGCCTACTGCTGGCTGACGGGCTTGATGCGCGCGTCGGCCTCCTTGGCGGTGTCGGCCTCGGAGTAGCCCGGACCCGAGGCGGGGAACTTCGCGGCGAGGTAGTCCGCGAAGGCCTTCTGCTCGTGGCCCTCGTCCGAGAAGCCATTGCTGCCGGGATTGGTGTCCAGCGAGACGCGGTTGTAGAACCCGTCGTTCTCCCGCTCGAAGCGGGGGAACGGGTAGCTGTCACCACCACCGGCCATGAAGCCGAGCGTCACCAGGCGGAAGGTGCGCGCCACATCGCCCACGAGGACGCCATCCTCCACCAGGAGCTCCTCCGTGCCATCCGCGTTCACGATGACGGCCTTGATGATGCGCTGACCGGGAGTGGTGACGTTGTAGTCCTTATCGAGCACCTGCGCCGGCTTGCTGGCGTCATACTCGAAGCGGATGCCGCCCACCTGGGGGAACTGCCCGGGGGTGGCGCCAGGGGACACGGCCGCCACGGAGTGCTCGAGCACCTCCTCGAGCTGCTTCGCGGTGACGGTCACCAGCACCAGGTCGTTGTTGAAGCGCAGGCTGTTCTCGATGTCGAGCTGGCTGATGTCGCCCTCGTGCTTGTTGGCGGCGGGGTTGGCGGCGGGAGGGCCGTAGGTGGGGTTGGAGCCGGTGCCCACGGTGCCGATGGAGTCGCGGATGCCGCCGCCATTCTTCAGGGAGATGACGGTGGAGGGATCCGCCTTCTGGGCGTACCAGAGGTTCGCATCGGAGGTGATGTTTCCGAGGTTGGTCTCCTCGGTGCGCACGGAGGTGCGCAGGCCATTGAGGTACACCTGCGTCTTGCCGAAGATGGCGCCGTCCTTGGCGAGCACCACGGCCTTCACGCCTTCGGCGATGGCCTTGACCTCGGGGTCCACCTGGGAGGCCGCCGCGAGACGAGCGACACCCGCCGCGTCCGTGGCGTAGGCACCATTCTGCAGCGGGTTGTGCAGCGCCGGGATGAGCACGCCCGCCTCATCGAAGTGGGCGATGAAGCGCCCCACGTAGTGCCAGTTGGAGGACACGTTCAACACGGCGATGGGCTGATCGGACTTCGACGTCTTCCACTGTGGATACTCCACGGTGGCGGTATCACCGGAGTAGAGCGCGTCATCCGCGTCGGCCCAGACGGCATGGTTGCCACCGGCGATGATGATGTCCACGCCCTCGAGGCGCCTGGGCAGCTCGTCCACCTCGACGACGTATTGCTGCATGTGCGCCATGAGGATGATCTTGTCCACGCCGGAGTCGCGCAGCGCGTCCACCTGGGCCTGGATGATGGAGGCCAGCCCGTCATGGTCGACAGGGTCCGCGGGCGAGGTGACGACGGTGCCCGGAGAGGAGATGTTCGGCAGCAGCGGGGTGGTGGCGCCCACGATGCCGACCTTCTGGCCCTCGAGGGTGTAGATGACGCTGGGGGTGATCTTGTTGTGCAGACTCGTGCCCGGGTCGTTGGCATCGAGCTCGGTGCCCGCGGGCACGACCTGCCCCTTGAGGTCGCTGTTGGCGCTGAAGTCGAGGTTGGACGTGAGGTAGGGGAACTTCGCGCCGGACCAGGTGCCATCACTGGCGATGATGTTGCGAATCTCCCGCGTGCCGTTGTCGAACTCATGGTTGCCGAACGAGGCGGCGTGGAAGCCCATCTCGTTGAACATGGCCATGTCGGCGCGGCCGGCGCTCGCCGTGCCCACGCCGGGAACGGTCGCCATGTCGGGGTCACCTCCGGCGTTGAAGAAGACACCGGGGAGCCACAGGTCACCGCTGGCGAGCTTGAGGGTCCGGCGGGGGAACTGCGCCTCGAGCACGCGCAGCACGGCGGAGAAGCGCGGGGCATCCTCGGTGGCGGGGAGACCCGACTCCATGTCCGAGGCGTGGAGGACCTGGAAGGTGAAGGCGGCCCGCGGAGGAGAGGGAGGAGGAGGCGTCGGCTCCTCGGTGTTGCCACAGCCCGAGGTGAAGGCCAGCGCCAGAAGAGCGCTGGCCAGGAAGACGGGTCGTTTCTTCGAATGGAGCATGGATGCGTTCCGTCGGTTGGGACGGCCCTTCGGCCGTGGGAGGGGCCGGAGGGTAGCGAAAAAATCCACGCCAGGAGAAATGACGAATCAGGCTCCGAAACCGCCGAGCGCGGTACGGCTGAAGCTGGCGGCGCCCTGGCTGACGCGGACGGCGGACTGGCTGAAGACCTGGAAGGCCTTGCGGATGTCCTGGGCGCTCTGACCGGGGGTGAGGATCCACTTGTCCTCGATGCCCATCTCGCGGAAGACCTTGCGGAAGTCGGTGCTGCCGTCGTCGATGCCCATGGCGGCGACGATGTGGTTCTCGGCGCGGCGCAGGTCGCTCACGAGCGCGGCGACATCGCGGGGGCGGGAGCTCTGCGAGTGGCAGTCGGCCCCATCGGTGATGAGGAGGGTGACGGTGCGAGCGGAGACGCCGTTGCGGGTGAACTCCTGGGCCTTGGCGAGCACGGTGCCGAGCAGGACGACGGCCTGGTCATAGAGGGGCGTGCCCTTGTCGGGGTCATAGTTCTTGGAGTGCAAGCGGACGACGTCCTCGAGGGGCCGGAAGGGATTGAGGACGAAGCCATTGAGGTAGCGGGTGTGGAAGAGGATGCCGTCCTTCTGCTGGGAGGAGAGGAGGGCATCGAGGACGAGGTTGTGACCCTCGCAGACGGTGCGGGCATGACCCGAGTGCTGAATGGAGCCGGAGTCATCGGGCATGACGGTGACGAGGACGACCTCGGAGGCCTGGACATCATCGACGCTGATGCCGAGCCCCGCCTGGATCTGCGCACCGAGGTCGACGACGGTGAGGGCCTGGAGGGCGGCGGGGCTGAGGATGCCCTCGGAGTGAGCGGCCTGGAAGAGTTGAGAGACATTGGAGCTACGGGAAGAGGAGCTCATCTGAACCTCCACTCCCTCTCCCAATGGGAGAGGGTCGGGGTGAGGGTACGTAGAACCGTGCCGGGAAACCGTGCGAACAGAACCGTGCTGACTAGGCGATGCGGAGATCCGGCCACGAGGCGAGCGGATCCGTGGACTTCACGAGGTGCATACCGGCATCGGCGAAGCGCTTGAGAGCGGCCTCGGTCTGGGGAGTGAAGTCCGCGGCGAAGCCGCCCTTGCCATCGGGGACGGTAACGGAAGACATACAATCCGTGAGCAGATACACCTTGCGAGCGAGCGCGGCGTCCTGGGCGAGGATCTCCCCGAGCAGGTCATCGATGGAGCTCTTCACGCAGTGACTGGCGGCCTGGCCGGCGATGACGACGGCATCGGCGGTGAGGAGCGTCTTGATGAACTGGGTATTGCGCTGGGCGAGAGGCTGCCCGTCGTGGCGGGAGAGGACCTCGGGGCGGAGCACGGAGTAGTTCTCGGTGAGGGGATTGCCGCCCTTGACCTCGGCCCAGGACTGGGCGCCGCGGACGAACGAGTGGAACAGCCGAGCCTCCTGCACGACACCGGCGATGGCATGCCCCTCACCACCGAGCAGGCAGTGAGGGGGCCAGAGGTAGAGGGTGTACTTCCCGGCGCGCTCGAGCTCCTCGCAGTAGTACTTCACCTGCTTGAGGAGCCAGGGGTAGTTGCCGCCGCAGAGCCACTTCGCCATGGCGGGATTGGGGCGGACGAGGCCGCGTTCGATCTGCTCGCGAGTGACCTCGCGGTAGGCGGTGAGGGGCTGGTCGTTCTGGTCGACCCAGAAGGACGGGAAGAAGATCTGGTAGGCGAAGTGGGTATCGAGCGTGGTGGTGACGTTCGTCAGGGCGCCGAGGTTCTTGTAGATGAACTCGGCGATGCGGCGGCTGTCGTCGATGGCGCCGCGGCCGGAGCGGCCGCCGACGTAGAGGGAGCCCTCGGGGAAGCAGAAGTCCTTCTGGACGTCGATGAGGAGCAGGTGGAGGTTGAAGGAATCGGTGGCGGCGGCGGAGAGGCCGTGGGCGCCGCGCCAGGCGTGGGCCTCGGCCTGGAGCGCCAGGGCATTGGGCCCGTAGGCGTACGCGCTGGCATTGGCGGGCTTGTAGAACGACGGAAGCGGCAGCGTCTGGAGCTTCGACTGCGTCTTCATGTGCATCCCCCTTCGTGTATCGACAACACCAACATAGTGTTCAATCTACACATAGTCAAGGCAAGGTGGCCCGATTCGGGGCCGCCCCCGGGTACGGCGGAGTGTCAGGTCATGCGCAGGGCGGTGATGTCCTGACGGCGCACGACGGTGAGCCCGTGCTTCGTGAGGAAGAGGCGGCTGTCGGCATCGACGAAGGGCTCGGTGTCGGGGAACTCGCGAACGACCTCGAGCCGGCCCTGACGTAGTTCCACGCGGACGAGCCCCGCGTCGGTGGGGGCGAAGAGGGCCTCTCCCGCGGCGCACCTGCCTCGCGGAGAGCCGAGCCACGAGCCATCCCCCGCCTCCCCCTTCGCACTGGCCTTCACCGAGCCATCCGCGGCCACCACCACGCAGTGGTGCACGGTGCGACCTCCGGTCTCCTCGGCGAGGAAGAGCCAGCAGAGGGCGCCATCGAAGACGGCCTCGGCGTCCACCAGCCTGCCCGAGGGCCACGGCAGGGCGAGCCCATCCTTGAGGCCCGGGCGCTCGGCGTCGAAGACGAAGGCGCCACGCAGCGAGCCCGCACGGTGGAAGCCGAGCCCGAAGCGCGGCCCCACGAAGAGGCGCGTCTGCCCGGCGAGCACCTCGCCCATGCGCTCGGGACCGAACGTCCCGTCCCGCCACAAGGCACCGGCATGAGCCCAGTAGCGGTGGCGCGCGTTCGCCGCGAAGGCCGGACGCTGCTCGGGCGCATCCACGCCAAGACGCTCGGGGCGCTGGCCCGGAGCGAGCACCGCGAGCTCCCCGCCCTTCCCCACCAGCGTGACGGCGCCGTGGAGGGCCCATTGCAGCGAGGGGTCCAATCCGCCCTGGAGCACGTCCGAGCCCGTTTCGCGCCGGTACGCCCCGTCCGCGTGGAAGAGCCAGCGCAAGGCGCCGTCCTCGACACAGGCGTGGAGGATGACGCCCTTGGTGGTGAAGAGACGGGTGGCCACCACCTGGCCGCGCACGGTGGTGACGGGCGTGGTGGCCGCCGTCGCGCTCGGGCGGCATGTGGGGCACGAGGCCCTCGCGTGCTCCACCCCGCACGAAGCGCAGACGGTGAAGCGCAGCGAGTCCAGCAGCGGCAGGGGAAAGGGCCCTCGTGCGTCCTCGACGAACACCCGGTGCAGGCAGTGCAGCAGGTCATCCGGGAGGACGCCGAAGGGCGTGGCGGGCCTGGGGTACTGCACCTCCGGGTGGAAGACGGTGATGCGCTGGAGGACGCGAGCGGTGGGCGTGGCCTTGGGCGCGGGAGGCGTGGGGCGGTGGATGCCGCCATGAGGCCCCACGCACAGGAGGCTCTGCATCAGCGCGACGGCGAAGGCATACCAATCACTCTCCCTGGACGCCGGGCGCGAGGGCATCAGTCCCTGGGTCGAGCCCCCCAGGCGCAGCGGATCGAGGAACTTCTCGGTGAAGACGGTGGCGAGGTAGGGGCCGAACTGGAAGCTGTCCGCGTCGATGAGCCAGGCGTCGTTGCCGGTGACGAGGATGTTGAGATCATTGAAGTCCCCCACCACCACGCCGCAACCATGGAGCGCGGAGAGCGAGCGGTGCAGACCGCGGAAGATCTCCGCGACGCGGGAGGACGATACGCCGGCGCGGCGGAAGGACGGCTCACCGAAGCGGCGCAGGGGCTCGGCGCCCTCGAGCTTGCGCATGGCGTAGCCGAGCACCGTCTTCCCCTTCTTGTCGGTGGCGAGCGTCCGCGGAGAGATGACGCGTGGGGGCAGCGGCCTGGGGAAGGCGGGGAGCTTGTGCTGGTGCTCGGCGATGCGGGCGCGGGCGGCGGCCTGCTCGTCGGGAAGGTTGCCGTAATCGGGGTGCTCGGGGGGCTTGAAGAGCTTGAGGACGCGCCCGTCTCCGAGGTCGAACACGTCGGCCTCGCCGCCCTTGCCGAGCGCCTTCGTGGGATCCAACCGGAGCTTCTTGCCTTCGAGGTAGACGTCCATGGAGTCAGGCCCTTCCCTGCCGGCGGCGCAGGACGACGAGGGTGGTGTCATCGGAGAGCAACCCGGGCACGCGCACGAGTCGCTGGGCCGGGAAGTCGGCGCGGACGGACTCGCGGTTGAGGAGCGCGAGACGGCGGCGCAGTGCGTCCGGGTTGGAGAAGAACCGGTCGTCGCTCCAGAACTGCGAGAGCGGGCCCACGGGCTCGTCGCGCTCGGGAACCCGCGCCTCGGCGAGCCCCTCCAGGTCACAGACACCATCCGTGCCGAGCAGCAGCGAGTCCACCTCCCCGGTGCGCTGGAGTGCCTGGGCCCGCAGGGAGACGGCGCCCGGCTTCAGCAACCCATAGGCGAGGTAGGGCGGCGCGTTGCCGGGAAAGGGCCCGAGCCGGTGGACCTCGCCATTGAGGGCCCAGAGCCCGTCACCCGCGGAGAAGACGAGCGTGTGCTCCGGGGTGACGACGGCGCCCACGAGGGTGAAGAGCAGCGCCTCGCCGATGGACCGCTGCCCGAGCTCCCCAGAGAGGGCCTGGAGGAAACAGAGCACGTCCGCGCCCAGGCGCTGGAGGAACCCGGGCGAGTCGACGGGCACCTGCTGGCCCAGCAGCGAGAGCGCTCCCTCCACTACCCTGCGGGCGCCGAGCTGCGCCCCCAGCTCACTCTGGGCGCCACTGCCGCACCCGTCCGCGACGACGGCGGCGAGCCCGTGCTCGCTGGCCCGCGCCCAGAGGGCATCCTGGTTGTTGCGTCCGGCTCGGGCGTGCTCCCGGCCCATGACGGTGGCGGCGGCAAGCTCGAAGGGCAGCGAGGACATGGCTCTCCTCTCCTGGGGACCTGACGGACTTCGTGTTTTTCCAACACATAGTTAGTGTCCACGAAACACCAAGTCAAGCCGGGCGTGGCCACTACCCGCTGGTTGGGGGTACCAGGTCCTTCCCATCCGCTCGACGAAGCCCTCCAGGCGAACAATCAAGGCGGGTGCCCCGTTCGCGTCCGAAAGCGTACAATTCGTCGTGTCGGCGCGACGACGTCATGGGGACCGGTTCTCGCCAACAGGTGTGCTCATCCATGTTGGATATTCCGGGGTACCGGGTTCTGGGAACCATCCGAGCCACGGGCTCGAACGCTTTGTTTCAGGCGGTGCGTGAGGCCGATGGCCTGCCCGTCATCATCAAGACCCCCATGCTGGCCTCGCCCGGTCGCCCGGAGAGCGAGCGCTACCGGCGCGAGTTCTCGATCCTGCAGCGGCTTCGGGACGTGCGGGGCGTGGTCAGGCCCTATGCCTACGAACGGCTCGGCGAGCGGCCCCTGTTGCTGCTGGAGCGGGTGCAGGGCCACTCCCTGTCCGAGTCCACGGGCCACCCCCTGGAGCTCTCCCGGTTCCTGCAGCTGGCCCTCTCCCTGGCTTCCACCCTGGGTGAGGTCCACGGGCGCAA contains:
- a CDS encoding cation transporting ATPase C-terminal domain-containing protein, producing the protein MGALEAAVVMGIFVWADPVAHVERARALAFSTLVFAELMRAFAARSATRIFWEVGPLTNRVLLGVVLFSAGLQLAIYELPAARALFGLGELHLWELGLAFALGLIPATMLELSKLARRHVRG
- a CDS encoding HAMP domain-containing sensor histidine kinase, with product MSLKGVITMAVSLLGVLALAAAASLITLTTYLHRTTESMGEAVEGVRLAEALQVDLLSLARLPVSSQQPSADNGRSLASTQAAVQLHLSEARRNARTEQERALLDEVERSISDFFLAREGLENQPTEEVSRVMGPRMESALSVLDRLVEFNVQEARAARAQADRWDGIADVIGIGVASLLVLGGAGLLLWMRRFVFRPLLDISQAMRRFGSGRKRTRAPEEGPAELREMAHTFNEMANSLSRQQDQQLTFLAGVAHDLRNPLSALKMSAALVTSGRPVTEERMRKTMALVRRQVARLDRMVGDLLDATRIEAGRFELSLEERDARELATEVVELYQAGGSSHDLRLLLPEEPVLLSCDSTRVEQVLHNLVSNALKYSPGGSVVEVRVERAGDEALLSVVDRGIGISAEEMRHLFAPFRRTGRARETAPGVGLGLSVTRRIVEAHGGRIEVDSRPGKGSTFRVRLPLSRAAAHPPEARPGESAAGPADSVH
- a CDS encoding bifunctional metallophosphatase/5'-nucleotidase gives rise to the protein MLHSKKRPVFLASALLALAFTSGCGNTEEPTPPPPSPPRAAFTFQVLHASDMESGLPATEDAPRFSAVLRVLEAQFPRRTLKLASGDLWLPGVFFNAGGDPDMATVPGVGTASAGRADMAMFNEMGFHAASFGNHEFDNGTREIRNIIASDGTWSGAKFPYLTSNLDFSANSDLKGQVVPAGTELDANDPGTSLHNKITPSVIYTLEGQKVGIVGATTPLLPNISSPGTVVTSPADPVDHDGLASIIQAQVDALRDSGVDKIILMAHMQQYVVEVDELPRRLEGVDIIIAGGNHAVWADADDALYSGDTATVEYPQWKTSKSDQPIAVLNVSSNWHYVGRFIAHFDEAGVLIPALHNPLQNGAYATDAAGVARLAAASQVDPEVKAIAEGVKAVVLAKDGAIFGKTQVYLNGLRTSVRTEETNLGNITSDANLWYAQKADPSTVISLKNGGGIRDSIGTVGTGSNPTYGPPAANPAANKHEGDISQLDIENSLRFNNDLVLVTVTAKQLEEVLEHSVAAVSPGATPGQFPQVGGIRFEYDASKPAQVLDKDYNVTTPGQRIIKAVIVNADGTEELLVEDGVLVGDVARTFRLVTLGFMAGGGDSYPFPRFERENDGFYNRVSLDTNPGSNGFSDEGHEQKAFADYLAAKFPASGPGYSEADTAKEADARIKPVSQQ
- a CDS encoding cysteine hydrolase family protein, whose product is MKTQSKLQTLPLPSFYKPANASAYAYGPNALALQAEAHAWRGAHGLSAAATDSFNLHLLLIDVQKDFCFPEGSLYVGGRSGRGAIDDSRRIAEFIYKNLGALTNVTTTLDTHFAYQIFFPSFWVDQNDQPLTAYREVTREQIERGLVRPNPAMAKWLCGGNYPWLLKQVKYYCEELERAGKYTLYLWPPHCLLGGEGHAIAGVVQEARLFHSFVRGAQSWAEVKGGNPLTENYSVLRPEVLSRHDGQPLAQRNTQFIKTLLTADAVVIAGQAASHCVKSSIDDLLGEILAQDAALARKVYLLTDCMSSVTVPDGKGGFAADFTPQTEAALKRFADAGMHLVKSTDPLASWPDLRIA
- a CDS encoding protein phosphatase 2C domain-containing protein, which translates into the protein MSSLPFELAAATVMGREHARAGRNNQDALWARASEHGLAAVVADGCGSGAQSELGAQLGARRVVEGALSLLGQQVPVDSPGFLQRLGADVLCFLQALSGELGQRSIGEALLFTLVGAVVTPEHTLVFSAGDGLWALNGEVHRLGPFPGNAPPYLAYGLLKPGAVSLRAQALQRTGEVDSLLLGTDGVCDLEGLAEARVPERDEPVGPLSQFWSDDRFFSNPDALRRRLALLNRESVRADFPAQRLVRVPGLLSDDTTLVVLRRRQGRA